The following coding sequences are from one Plectropomus leopardus isolate mb chromosome 10, YSFRI_Pleo_2.0, whole genome shotgun sequence window:
- the LOC121949040 gene encoding rho GTPase-activating protein 6-like isoform X1: MAAQGLLSSVFSCSLSPKTISKRRLRQTKSLDPALMRHYGTEEEETSHTDDFTWNSVSGRSVGLKSVPLQSLSELERVRLQDVAFRRLLRDRDLGCHITIPKYGHKNKKSLRRKLDSLSKEKSKDKETMPQVFGIPLSQVISNDRTHKQRHDPPREEHSDPTELVLSFLHLNSSFKRGNKEFSSSNSSLSSTSETPNESPLLSTPDAAPRTRRRGGVSVDCITDLDDNQSRLLEALQLSLPVEAAGNRKKRHDKKLSLNPIYRQVPRVVDLCCQHLEKHGLQTVGIFRVGSSKKRVRQLRRGFEQGWEVHLDEENSVHDVAALLKEFLRDMPDALLTRELYTAFINTMLLDYSDQERAIQLLIFLLPPCNSDTLQRLLCLLSTVSAHAEDSLDNDGQEITGNKMTSLNLATIFGPNLLHKLKNSDKEFAVQSFARAEESTAVIGVVQRMINAYDSLFMVPADLQNEVLMSVQETDPDVVDYLLRRKASQDSEPGLLGAEESFSLTDRCLSNDSIKVSSGEVSPYDNNSPVLSDRLLCKYAGDESPPSDRITRHRERYKLSSHSKDGSGNTSPTLSTDKEASTDHFWDTWHELFSKEFTGRHITGSLGDVSECESYGSSEGLSSHQGNNKLPIRPTQTSLGVLGMRPHPPVTRSSSGPHDQRGQRQSQTSLYQRLSGQSGALSSDNLVERTGGHPACPLLKVRTDGLSPLHFSGQLRETHISYSTPSLFTYQPDPQMPQQSQQSPAPQTVDNADALGPKQEQGPGTQNWQTERWHIWHILSKENADALPETLV; encoded by the exons GATGACTTTACCTGGAACAGCGTGTCAGGACGTAGTGTTGGCCTGAAGTCCGTCCCCCTGCAAAGCCTCTCGGAGCTGGAGAGGGTTCGTCTCCAGGACGTTGCCTTCAGGAGATTGCTTCGGGATCGCGACCTAGGCTGCCACATCACGATTcctaaat ATGGCCACAAGAACAAGAAGTCACTTCGGCGGAAGTTGGATTCATTATCTAAAGAGAAGAGTAAAGACAAAG AGACTATGCCCCAGGTGTTTGGCATACCGCTGTCGCAGGTCATATCCAATGACCGCACACACAAGCAGCGGCACGATCCCCCGCGGGAGGAGCACAGCGACCCCACTGAACTGGTGCTATCCTTCCTCCACCTCAACTCCAGCTTCAAAAGAGGCAACAAGGAGTTCTCCAGCAGCAACTCGTCCCTCAGCTCCACTTCTGAGACGCCTAATGAATCACCTCTGCTCAGCACGCCAGACGCAGCCCCACGGACACGCAGGAGG GGCGGAGTATCTGTGGATTGCATCACTGATCTTGATGATAACCAGTCCCGGCTCTTGGAGGCCCTTCAGCTCTCTCTGCCAGTGGAGGCAGCTGGCAACAGGAAGAAGCGCCATGACAAAAAGCTCAGCCTTAACCCCATCTACAGGCAGGTGCCCCGCGTTGTGGATCTCTGCTGCCAGCATCTGGAAAAACACG GTCTACAGACGGTTGGAATTTTCCGTGTCGGGAGTTCCAAAAAGAGAGTACGACAG CTTCGCAGGGGGTTCGAACAGGGATGGGAGGTCCACTTGGACGAGGAGAACAGTGTTCATGATGTAGCTGCATTGCTGAAAGAGTTCCTCAGAGACATGCCTGACGCACTGCTGACAAGAGAACTCTACACAGCCTTCATCAACACAATGT TGCTGGATTATTCAGACCAAGAGCGCGCCATCCAGCTCCTGATATTTCTACTTCCTCCCTGTAACAGCGACACGCTGCAGCGCCTTCTCTGCTTGTTGTCCACAGTGAGTGCACATGCTGAAGACAGCCTGGACAATGACGGAcaggag ATCACCGGAAACAAGATGACATCACTCAATTTAGCAACTATCTTTGGACCCAACCTCTTACACAAGCTGAAGAACTCAGACAAAGAGTTTGCAGTTCAAAGTTTTGCCCGTGCGGAGGAGAGCACAGCCGTCATTGGCGTGGTCCAGCGAATGATCAATGCATATGATTCGCTGTTTATG GTACCTGCTGACCTGCAGAATGAGGTGCTGATGAGTGTGCAAGAAACTGATCCTGATGTTGTGGATTATTTACTGCGGAGGAAAGCCTCTCAAGACTC CGAGCCAGGCCTTCTTGGAGCAGAAGAGTCCTTCTCTCTGACTGATAGATGCTTATCCAATGACTCCATCAAAGTGTCAAGTGGAGAGGTGTCTCCCTATGACAACAACTCTCCTGTCCTGTCAGATCGACTGCTGTGTAAATACGCCGGGGACGAGAGTCCACCCTCAGACAGGATCACCAGACACCGTGAACGCTACAAACTCAGCAGCCATTCTAAAGACGGATCTGGAAACACGTCTCCCACACTTTCTACAGATAAAG AGGCCTCCACTGATCATTTCTGGGACACCTGGCATGAACTGTTCAGCAAGGAGTTTACTGGTCGTCATATCACTG GCTCCCTCGGAGACGTGTCGGAATGTGAGTCGTATGGATCGTCAGAGGGGCTGAGCAGTCACCAAGGTAACAACAAGCTGCCCATCAGACCAACACAAACCTCATTGGGTGTGCTGGGAATGAGGCCACACCCCCCGGTGACTCGTAGCAGCAGCGGTCCTCATGACcaaagaggacagagacagtcTCAAACATCATTATATCAGAGACTGAGTGGCCAATCAGGAGCCCTCAGCTCGGACAACTTAGTAGAAAGGACAGGAGGACACCCTGCATGTCCATTACTAAAGGTCAGGACGGATGGTTTGTCTCCCCTTCACTTCTCTGGACAGCTGAGGGAGACACATATTTCTTACTCCACACCCTCCCTCTTCACGTATCAGCCCGACCCCCAAATGCCCCAGCAGTCCCAGCAAAGCCCCGCCCCCCAAACTGTAGACAATGCAGATGCCTTGGGGCCCAAACAAGAACAGGGCCCTGGTACACAGAACTGGCAGACGGAGAGGTGGCATATATGGCACATACtgtcaaaagaaaatgcagacGCCCTGCCTGAAACCTTGGTGTGA
- the LOC121949040 gene encoding rho GTPase-activating protein 6-like isoform X2 yields MGDLLPERSTISHDDFTWNSVSGRSVGLKSVPLQSLSELERVRLQDVAFRRLLRDRDLGCHITIPKYGHKNKKSLRRKLDSLSKEKSKDKETMPQVFGIPLSQVISNDRTHKQRHDPPREEHSDPTELVLSFLHLNSSFKRGNKEFSSSNSSLSSTSETPNESPLLSTPDAAPRTRRRGGVSVDCITDLDDNQSRLLEALQLSLPVEAAGNRKKRHDKKLSLNPIYRQVPRVVDLCCQHLEKHGLQTVGIFRVGSSKKRVRQLRRGFEQGWEVHLDEENSVHDVAALLKEFLRDMPDALLTRELYTAFINTMLLDYSDQERAIQLLIFLLPPCNSDTLQRLLCLLSTVSAHAEDSLDNDGQEITGNKMTSLNLATIFGPNLLHKLKNSDKEFAVQSFARAEESTAVIGVVQRMINAYDSLFMVPADLQNEVLMSVQETDPDVVDYLLRRKASQDSEPGLLGAEESFSLTDRCLSNDSIKVSSGEVSPYDNNSPVLSDRLLCKYAGDESPPSDRITRHRERYKLSSHSKDGSGNTSPTLSTDKEASTDHFWDTWHELFSKEFTGRHITGSLGDVSECESYGSSEGLSSHQGNNKLPIRPTQTSLGVLGMRPHPPVTRSSSGPHDQRGQRQSQTSLYQRLSGQSGALSSDNLVERTGGHPACPLLKVRTDGLSPLHFSGQLRETHISYSTPSLFTYQPDPQMPQQSQQSPAPQTVDNADALGPKQEQGPGTQNWQTERWHIWHILSKENADALPETLV; encoded by the exons ATGGGGGATCTCCTTCCTGAGCGAAGCACCATCTCTCAT GATGACTTTACCTGGAACAGCGTGTCAGGACGTAGTGTTGGCCTGAAGTCCGTCCCCCTGCAAAGCCTCTCGGAGCTGGAGAGGGTTCGTCTCCAGGACGTTGCCTTCAGGAGATTGCTTCGGGATCGCGACCTAGGCTGCCACATCACGATTcctaaat ATGGCCACAAGAACAAGAAGTCACTTCGGCGGAAGTTGGATTCATTATCTAAAGAGAAGAGTAAAGACAAAG AGACTATGCCCCAGGTGTTTGGCATACCGCTGTCGCAGGTCATATCCAATGACCGCACACACAAGCAGCGGCACGATCCCCCGCGGGAGGAGCACAGCGACCCCACTGAACTGGTGCTATCCTTCCTCCACCTCAACTCCAGCTTCAAAAGAGGCAACAAGGAGTTCTCCAGCAGCAACTCGTCCCTCAGCTCCACTTCTGAGACGCCTAATGAATCACCTCTGCTCAGCACGCCAGACGCAGCCCCACGGACACGCAGGAGG GGCGGAGTATCTGTGGATTGCATCACTGATCTTGATGATAACCAGTCCCGGCTCTTGGAGGCCCTTCAGCTCTCTCTGCCAGTGGAGGCAGCTGGCAACAGGAAGAAGCGCCATGACAAAAAGCTCAGCCTTAACCCCATCTACAGGCAGGTGCCCCGCGTTGTGGATCTCTGCTGCCAGCATCTGGAAAAACACG GTCTACAGACGGTTGGAATTTTCCGTGTCGGGAGTTCCAAAAAGAGAGTACGACAG CTTCGCAGGGGGTTCGAACAGGGATGGGAGGTCCACTTGGACGAGGAGAACAGTGTTCATGATGTAGCTGCATTGCTGAAAGAGTTCCTCAGAGACATGCCTGACGCACTGCTGACAAGAGAACTCTACACAGCCTTCATCAACACAATGT TGCTGGATTATTCAGACCAAGAGCGCGCCATCCAGCTCCTGATATTTCTACTTCCTCCCTGTAACAGCGACACGCTGCAGCGCCTTCTCTGCTTGTTGTCCACAGTGAGTGCACATGCTGAAGACAGCCTGGACAATGACGGAcaggag ATCACCGGAAACAAGATGACATCACTCAATTTAGCAACTATCTTTGGACCCAACCTCTTACACAAGCTGAAGAACTCAGACAAAGAGTTTGCAGTTCAAAGTTTTGCCCGTGCGGAGGAGAGCACAGCCGTCATTGGCGTGGTCCAGCGAATGATCAATGCATATGATTCGCTGTTTATG GTACCTGCTGACCTGCAGAATGAGGTGCTGATGAGTGTGCAAGAAACTGATCCTGATGTTGTGGATTATTTACTGCGGAGGAAAGCCTCTCAAGACTC CGAGCCAGGCCTTCTTGGAGCAGAAGAGTCCTTCTCTCTGACTGATAGATGCTTATCCAATGACTCCATCAAAGTGTCAAGTGGAGAGGTGTCTCCCTATGACAACAACTCTCCTGTCCTGTCAGATCGACTGCTGTGTAAATACGCCGGGGACGAGAGTCCACCCTCAGACAGGATCACCAGACACCGTGAACGCTACAAACTCAGCAGCCATTCTAAAGACGGATCTGGAAACACGTCTCCCACACTTTCTACAGATAAAG AGGCCTCCACTGATCATTTCTGGGACACCTGGCATGAACTGTTCAGCAAGGAGTTTACTGGTCGTCATATCACTG GCTCCCTCGGAGACGTGTCGGAATGTGAGTCGTATGGATCGTCAGAGGGGCTGAGCAGTCACCAAGGTAACAACAAGCTGCCCATCAGACCAACACAAACCTCATTGGGTGTGCTGGGAATGAGGCCACACCCCCCGGTGACTCGTAGCAGCAGCGGTCCTCATGACcaaagaggacagagacagtcTCAAACATCATTATATCAGAGACTGAGTGGCCAATCAGGAGCCCTCAGCTCGGACAACTTAGTAGAAAGGACAGGAGGACACCCTGCATGTCCATTACTAAAGGTCAGGACGGATGGTTTGTCTCCCCTTCACTTCTCTGGACAGCTGAGGGAGACACATATTTCTTACTCCACACCCTCCCTCTTCACGTATCAGCCCGACCCCCAAATGCCCCAGCAGTCCCAGCAAAGCCCCGCCCCCCAAACTGTAGACAATGCAGATGCCTTGGGGCCCAAACAAGAACAGGGCCCTGGTACACAGAACTGGCAGACGGAGAGGTGGCATATATGGCACATACtgtcaaaagaaaatgcagacGCCCTGCCTGAAACCTTGGTGTGA